A section of the Scleropages formosus chromosome 16, fSclFor1.1, whole genome shotgun sequence genome encodes:
- the LOC108927820 gene encoding tropomodulin-1-like isoform X3 — protein MSFRKEMEKYRDVDEDELLRALSEEELQRLEDELEELDPDNALLPAGLRQKDQTKKAPTGSFQRDSLLAHLEKQAREHPDKEDLVPYTGEKRGKVWVPKKKAVDPIMEDVTLEPELEEALANATDAELCDIAAILGMHTLMSNQQYYEALASSTIVNKQGLNSVIQCTQYKSVPDEQPNSTDVEETLQKIKSNDASLVEVNLNNIKNIPVPTLKAYAEALKTNTVVQKLSIVGTRSNDPVAHAMAEMLKVNTTLKSLNVESNFITGAGILALVEALQFNTTLLELKIDNQSQPLGNKVEMEIANMLEKNTTLLKFGYHFTQQGPRLRGSNAMMNNNDLGWRSHLYR, from the exons ATGTCGTTCAGGAAGGAGATGGAGAAATACCGCGATGTGGATGAGGATGAGCTTCTGAGGGCACTTTCAGAGGAAGAGCTGCAGAGGCTAGAAGATGAGTTGGAGGAGCTTGACCCAGAT aaCGCCCTGTTGCCAGCGGGACTAAGACAGAAGGATCAGACAAAGAAGGCCCCCACTGGCAGCTTCCAAAGGGACAGCCTACTGGCCCACCTGGAGAAGCAGGCCAGGGAGCACCCAGACAAGGAGGATCTGGTGCCCTATACTGGGGAGAAGAGGG GCAAGGTGTGGGTGCCCAAGAAGAAGGCAGTGGACCCCATCATGGAAGATGTGACCCTAGAGccggagctggaggaagctctGGCCAATGCCACTGATGCGGAGCTCTGCGACATCGCAG CTATCCTGGGCATGCACACCCTGATGAGTAACCAGCAGTACTATGAGGCCTTGGCCAGCAGCACCATTGTCAACAAACAGGGCCTGAACA GTGTTATCCAGTGCACGCAGTATAAATCTGTCCCTGATGAGCAGCCCAACTCCACAGATGTGGAGGAGACCCTGCAGAAGATCAAGAGCAATGATGCCAGTTTAGTGGAGGTCAACCTCAACAATATCAAG AACATTCCGGTGCCCACACTAAAAGCCTATGCAGAGGCCCTGAAAACCAACACAGTCGTGCAGAAGCTGAGCATCGTGGGAACCAGGAGTAATGACCCTGTGGCTCAT GCAATGGCTGAAATGCTGAAGGTCAATACAACGCTGAAAAGTTTGAACGTGGAGTCCAACTTTATCACAGGGGCCGGAATCTTAGCCCTGGTGGAGGCGCTGCAATTCAACACGACCCTTCTGGAGCTCAAAATCGACAACCAG AGCCAGCCATTGGGCAACAAGGTGGAGATGGAGATTGCCAACATGTTGGAGAAGAATACAACGCTACTCAAGTTTGGCTACCACTTCACACAACAGGGCCCAAGACTGCGGGGCTCAAATGCCATGATGAACAACAACGACCTGG GGTGGCGCTCACACCTTTACCGCTAA
- the LOC108927820 gene encoding tropomodulin-1-like isoform X1, whose amino-acid sequence MSFRKEMEKYRDVDEDELLRALSEEELQRLEDELEELDPDNALLPAGLRQKDQTKKAPTGSFQRDSLLAHLEKQAREHPDKEDLVPYTGEKRGKVWVPKKKAVDPIMEDVTLEPELEEALANATDAELCDIAAILGMHTLMSNQQYYEALASSTIVNKQGLNSVIQCTQYKSVPDEQPNSTDVEETLQKIKSNDASLVEVNLNNIKNIPVPTLKAYAEALKTNTVVQKLSIVGTRSNDPVAHAMAEMLKVNTTLKSLNVESNFITGAGILALVEALQFNTTLLELKIDNQSQPLGNKVEMEIANMLEKNTTLLKFGYHFTQQGPRLRGSNAMMNNNDLARVTRSDSDGSFTLTLSVPELEKAFHKKFKSTGKAKSKSNPKEKA is encoded by the exons ATGTCGTTCAGGAAGGAGATGGAGAAATACCGCGATGTGGATGAGGATGAGCTTCTGAGGGCACTTTCAGAGGAAGAGCTGCAGAGGCTAGAAGATGAGTTGGAGGAGCTTGACCCAGAT aaCGCCCTGTTGCCAGCGGGACTAAGACAGAAGGATCAGACAAAGAAGGCCCCCACTGGCAGCTTCCAAAGGGACAGCCTACTGGCCCACCTGGAGAAGCAGGCCAGGGAGCACCCAGACAAGGAGGATCTGGTGCCCTATACTGGGGAGAAGAGGG GCAAGGTGTGGGTGCCCAAGAAGAAGGCAGTGGACCCCATCATGGAAGATGTGACCCTAGAGccggagctggaggaagctctGGCCAATGCCACTGATGCGGAGCTCTGCGACATCGCAG CTATCCTGGGCATGCACACCCTGATGAGTAACCAGCAGTACTATGAGGCCTTGGCCAGCAGCACCATTGTCAACAAACAGGGCCTGAACA GTGTTATCCAGTGCACGCAGTATAAATCTGTCCCTGATGAGCAGCCCAACTCCACAGATGTGGAGGAGACCCTGCAGAAGATCAAGAGCAATGATGCCAGTTTAGTGGAGGTCAACCTCAACAATATCAAG AACATTCCGGTGCCCACACTAAAAGCCTATGCAGAGGCCCTGAAAACCAACACAGTCGTGCAGAAGCTGAGCATCGTGGGAACCAGGAGTAATGACCCTGTGGCTCAT GCAATGGCTGAAATGCTGAAGGTCAATACAACGCTGAAAAGTTTGAACGTGGAGTCCAACTTTATCACAGGGGCCGGAATCTTAGCCCTGGTGGAGGCGCTGCAATTCAACACGACCCTTCTGGAGCTCAAAATCGACAACCAG AGCCAGCCATTGGGCAACAAGGTGGAGATGGAGATTGCCAACATGTTGGAGAAGAATACAACGCTACTCAAGTTTGGCTACCACTTCACACAACAGGGCCCAAGACTGCGGGGCTCAAATGCCATGATGAACAACAACGACCTGG CGCGGGTGACTCGCTCTGACTCAGATGGCTCCTTCACCCTCACATTGTCAGTGCCGGAGCTGGAGAAGGCTTTTCATAAAAAGTTCAAGTCGACGGGCAAGGCCAAGTCCAAGTCTAA TCCGAAAGAGAAGGCTTGA
- the LOC108927820 gene encoding tropomodulin-1-like isoform X2 produces the protein MSFRKEMEKYRDVDEDELLRALSEEELQRLEDELEELDPDNALLPAGLRQKDQTKKAPTGSFQRDSLLAHLEKQAREHPDKEDLVPYTGEKRGKVWVPKKKAVDPIMEDVTLEPELEEALANATDAELCDIAAILGMHTLMSNQQYYEALASSTIVNKQGLNSVIQCTQYKSVPDEQPNSTDVEETLQKIKSNDASLVEVNLNNIKNIPVPTLKAYAEALKTNTVVQKLSIVGTRSNDPVAHAMAEMLKVNTTLKSLNVESNFITGAGILALVEALQFNTTLLELKIDNQSQPLGNKVEMEIANMLEKNTTLLKFGYHFTQQGPRLRGSNAMMNNNDLVRKRRLEGGPIFPKCRTTV, from the exons ATGTCGTTCAGGAAGGAGATGGAGAAATACCGCGATGTGGATGAGGATGAGCTTCTGAGGGCACTTTCAGAGGAAGAGCTGCAGAGGCTAGAAGATGAGTTGGAGGAGCTTGACCCAGAT aaCGCCCTGTTGCCAGCGGGACTAAGACAGAAGGATCAGACAAAGAAGGCCCCCACTGGCAGCTTCCAAAGGGACAGCCTACTGGCCCACCTGGAGAAGCAGGCCAGGGAGCACCCAGACAAGGAGGATCTGGTGCCCTATACTGGGGAGAAGAGGG GCAAGGTGTGGGTGCCCAAGAAGAAGGCAGTGGACCCCATCATGGAAGATGTGACCCTAGAGccggagctggaggaagctctGGCCAATGCCACTGATGCGGAGCTCTGCGACATCGCAG CTATCCTGGGCATGCACACCCTGATGAGTAACCAGCAGTACTATGAGGCCTTGGCCAGCAGCACCATTGTCAACAAACAGGGCCTGAACA GTGTTATCCAGTGCACGCAGTATAAATCTGTCCCTGATGAGCAGCCCAACTCCACAGATGTGGAGGAGACCCTGCAGAAGATCAAGAGCAATGATGCCAGTTTAGTGGAGGTCAACCTCAACAATATCAAG AACATTCCGGTGCCCACACTAAAAGCCTATGCAGAGGCCCTGAAAACCAACACAGTCGTGCAGAAGCTGAGCATCGTGGGAACCAGGAGTAATGACCCTGTGGCTCAT GCAATGGCTGAAATGCTGAAGGTCAATACAACGCTGAAAAGTTTGAACGTGGAGTCCAACTTTATCACAGGGGCCGGAATCTTAGCCCTGGTGGAGGCGCTGCAATTCAACACGACCCTTCTGGAGCTCAAAATCGACAACCAG AGCCAGCCATTGGGCAACAAGGTGGAGATGGAGATTGCCAACATGTTGGAGAAGAATACAACGCTACTCAAGTTTGGCTACCACTTCACACAACAGGGCCCAAGACTGCGGGGCTCAAATGCCATGATGAACAACAACGACCTGG TCCGAAAGAGAAGGCTTGAGGGGGGGCCCATTTTCCCCAAGTGTCGGACCACTGTGTGA